From a single Polyangiaceae bacterium genomic region:
- a CDS encoding AMP-binding protein, giving the protein MLDVTPFLEIKIAPRAVFDSLEERRTRPRFMLPSPDGDWTAITWGAFADAIKKSAAFLAAVGLAPGDRSAVFAPNRWEWAAAALGIQAAGGVMVPIYPACTADQAAYVAKHSDAKVIFVDTAPLLARIFQRWNEYSGVERFVVLSEAIEPTSVLSGLRGNGHALPTVGEVERKVVSWPRALSLGAARLEEEPGAFEERMASIDLDQPGLMLYTSGTTGNPKGVPLTHRNVGVNGLDWLRCNAPQLDESAVDVLWLPMSHIFGFGEVCLGNTLGFTSYLTDPANALELLPEVRPNVFMSVPAYWEKLAMTAATESDRDARRKKLMDITGGRLRFCLSGGAGLKREVKELFYDAGLLIIEGYGLTECSPTLTLNRPGAFRFDSVGQPLPSVELRLAEDGEILAKGQSVFSGYHKDEASTREAFTEDGWFKTGDVGRFTEDGFLQIVDRKKEILVTAGGKNVPPQNIELRFADEPLVTHAVVYGDGKKYLVAGIWLDAEAVDAKLAELGTAPKERTEIVRGLVGEAVERVNAELAKFEQIKKFRIMDTPLTVSGGLLTSTLKVRRKKVYETFGHELEALYEP; this is encoded by the coding sequence ATGTTAGACGTCACGCCTTTTCTCGAGATCAAGATCGCTCCGCGAGCGGTGTTCGACTCCCTCGAGGAACGCCGCACTCGCCCGCGCTTCATGCTGCCCAGCCCGGACGGGGACTGGACGGCGATCACCTGGGGTGCATTCGCGGACGCCATCAAGAAGAGCGCGGCGTTCCTTGCGGCGGTGGGCCTCGCGCCGGGAGACCGCAGCGCGGTGTTCGCTCCCAACCGCTGGGAGTGGGCAGCGGCGGCGCTGGGCATCCAAGCGGCGGGCGGCGTGATGGTGCCGATCTACCCCGCGTGCACCGCGGATCAGGCGGCGTACGTGGCGAAGCACAGCGACGCGAAGGTGATCTTCGTGGACACGGCGCCGCTGCTCGCGCGCATCTTCCAGCGCTGGAACGAGTACTCCGGGGTGGAGCGTTTCGTGGTGCTTTCCGAGGCCATCGAGCCGACTTCCGTTTTGTCGGGGCTGCGCGGTAACGGCCATGCGCTGCCGACGGTGGGCGAGGTGGAGCGCAAGGTGGTGAGCTGGCCGCGGGCGCTCTCCCTCGGCGCGGCCCGTCTCGAGGAAGAGCCGGGTGCCTTCGAAGAGCGGATGGCGAGCATCGATCTCGATCAGCCCGGGCTCATGCTCTACACCAGCGGCACTACCGGGAACCCCAAGGGCGTGCCCCTCACCCATCGCAACGTCGGCGTGAATGGCTTGGATTGGCTGCGCTGCAATGCTCCGCAGCTGGACGAGAGCGCGGTGGACGTGCTGTGGCTGCCGATGAGCCACATCTTCGGCTTCGGCGAGGTGTGCCTGGGCAACACCCTGGGCTTCACTTCGTATCTCACGGATCCGGCGAACGCCCTCGAGCTCTTGCCCGAGGTGCGCCCCAACGTGTTCATGAGCGTGCCGGCGTACTGGGAGAAGCTGGCCATGACCGCGGCGACGGAGAGCGATCGCGACGCGCGGCGCAAGAAGCTCATGGACATCACCGGCGGCCGACTGCGCTTTTGCCTGAGCGGCGGCGCGGGGCTGAAGCGCGAGGTCAAGGAGCTGTTCTACGACGCGGGCCTCTTGATCATCGAGGGCTACGGCCTCACGGAGTGCTCGCCCACGCTCACCCTCAATCGCCCCGGTGCGTTTCGCTTCGACTCCGTGGGACAGCCGCTGCCGAGCGTGGAGCTCCGCTTGGCGGAAGACGGCGAGATTTTGGCCAAGGGCCAGAGCGTATTTTCCGGCTACCACAAGGACGAGGCGTCCACGCGGGAGGCGTTCACGGAGGACGGCTGGTTCAAGACCGGCGACGTGGGGCGCTTCACGGAAGACGGCTTCTTGCAGATCGTCGATCGCAAGAAGGAGATCTTGGTGACCGCCGGCGGCAAGAACGTCCCGCCGCAGAACATCGAGCTGCGCTTCGCCGACGAGCCATTGGTCACCCACGCGGTGGTCTACGGCGACGGCAAGAAGTACCTGGTGGCGGGCATCTGGCTCGACGCGGAGGCGGTGGACGCGAAGCTCGCGGAGCTCGGAACGGCGCCCAAGGAGCGCACGGAAATCGTGCGCGGGCTGGTCGGCGAGGCCGTGGAGCGCGTGAACGCCGAGCTCGCCAAGTTCGAGCAGATCAAGAAGTTCCGCATCATGGACACGCCCCTCACGGTCAGCGGCGGTCTGCTCACCTCCACCCTCAAAGTGCGGCGCAAGAAGGTGTACGAGACCTTCGGCCACGAGCTCGAAGCGCTGTACGAGCCATGA
- a CDS encoding TIGR04551 family protein, which produces MRHAVLLSLLLAASPAGATTFADYGRDLGAAPEQTLKLDGSFRTRGTAYYNLDLDRGATPSGELFFPVSSGDPKAQTLTAADMRLRLDLAIVAPGGMMAVKSRIDVLDNLSLGSAPDGIPSASGTQRASDEPIHVKRVWGEALTPFGVLAVGRMGSHWGLGILTNSGDCRDCDSGDAADRVAFVTPLADHLWAVAYDFSATGPFVPDRTGHRAIDVEPSANVHTITAAMMKYHDALATARRKKAGKATFDYGTYVTHRWQKDDVPATYVPTAQPVAIDAGQVMSRGYTATGVDVWLELVAPGVHIEAEGAFLTAKVDQPSLIPGVLFRDAATSKQYGGALVSDFGEDVASGGLDLGYASGDSAPGFGAFPKIGGAAPQPGDLDGPQARPPYDNEVNNFRFHPDFRVDRILFHEIIGTVTDATYLRPHARATLFDVATGRMTLELAAIASWAVNAESAPGGKHPLGVELDPTLAYESRDGFELALEQATLFPLAGLDNVQTGQKAKNAQLWRIRVGFYF; this is translated from the coding sequence GTGAGGCACGCCGTCCTGCTCTCGCTGCTGCTCGCGGCCTCTCCCGCGGGCGCCACCACCTTCGCGGACTACGGCCGCGATCTGGGTGCGGCCCCGGAGCAGACGCTGAAGCTCGACGGTAGCTTTCGGACGCGCGGCACCGCCTACTACAACTTGGATCTCGATCGCGGCGCGACGCCCTCGGGAGAGCTGTTCTTTCCCGTGAGCAGCGGGGACCCGAAGGCGCAGACGCTCACGGCCGCGGACATGCGGCTGCGGCTCGATCTCGCCATCGTCGCGCCCGGCGGCATGATGGCCGTGAAGTCGCGCATCGACGTGCTCGACAACCTCAGTCTCGGCTCCGCCCCGGACGGCATTCCGTCCGCCAGCGGCACGCAGCGCGCGAGCGACGAGCCGATCCACGTCAAGCGCGTGTGGGGCGAAGCGCTCACTCCCTTCGGCGTGCTGGCCGTCGGTCGCATGGGCAGCCACTGGGGGCTGGGCATCTTGACGAACAGCGGGGACTGCCGCGATTGCGACAGCGGGGACGCCGCCGATCGCGTCGCCTTCGTGACGCCCTTGGCGGACCACCTGTGGGCCGTGGCGTACGACTTTTCCGCGACGGGGCCCTTCGTGCCGGACCGCACCGGCCACCGCGCCATCGACGTGGAGCCCAGCGCCAACGTGCACACGATCACGGCGGCGATGATGAAGTACCACGACGCGCTGGCGACCGCGCGCCGCAAGAAGGCCGGCAAGGCGACCTTCGACTACGGCACCTACGTCACGCACCGCTGGCAGAAGGACGACGTGCCCGCGACGTACGTGCCCACCGCGCAGCCGGTGGCCATCGACGCGGGGCAAGTGATGAGCCGCGGCTACACCGCGACGGGCGTGGATGTGTGGCTCGAGCTCGTCGCGCCGGGAGTGCACATCGAAGCCGAGGGCGCGTTCCTCACCGCCAAGGTCGACCAACCGTCGCTGATCCCGGGAGTGCTGTTCCGCGACGCCGCGACATCAAAACAATACGGCGGCGCGCTGGTGAGCGACTTCGGAGAGGACGTGGCGAGCGGCGGCCTCGACTTGGGCTACGCCAGCGGCGATTCGGCGCCCGGCTTCGGCGCCTTTCCGAAGATCGGCGGCGCCGCGCCCCAGCCCGGGGATCTGGACGGCCCGCAAGCGCGACCGCCCTACGACAACGAGGTGAACAATTTCCGTTTCCACCCGGACTTCCGTGTGGATCGCATCCTGTTTCACGAGATCATCGGCACCGTCACCGACGCGACGTACCTGCGGCCCCACGCCCGCGCCACGCTCTTCGACGTGGCCACTGGTCGCATGACCCTCGAGCTCGCGGCCATCGCCTCTTGGGCGGTGAACGCGGAGAGCGCCCCCGGCGGCAAGCATCCTCTCGGCGTCGAGCTCGACCCCACGCTGGCCTACGAGAGCCGCGACGGCTTCGAGCTCGCGCTGGAGCAAGCCACGCTGTTCCCCTTGGCCGGGCTCGACAACGTGCAGACGGGCCAAAAAGCCAAGAACGCGCAACTGTGGAGGATTCGTGTTGGATTCTATTTCTGA
- a CDS encoding alpha/beta fold hydrolase — MATSLGSMKLAAALVVLATAGCAPSFYQGPLPGAPQGATYAQVNGTRVRYVDSGGKGSPVVLLHGFASALETWNSVRPTLEKQHRVIALDLKGFGWTDRPPGDYSPRAQAKLVAGLLEQRGVRRASVVGHSWGSSVALMLAMERPQMVSRIALYDAWVYEEQLPTTFHWARAQGLGELLFDLFYDQRSDEKMAFAFYDPSRISEEFVEDVDRALERPGTTAAALAAVRGQRYEDWQSRYSEVTAPALLLWGREDRVSPVDIGERLLRQLPNAELKVYPRCGHFPMIEAQSASTRDLAEFLKGDS; from the coding sequence ATGGCCACCTCACTCGGCTCCATGAAGCTCGCCGCAGCTCTCGTCGTCCTTGCGACGGCCGGCTGCGCGCCGTCCTTCTACCAGGGTCCGCTGCCCGGGGCGCCGCAGGGCGCGACCTACGCGCAGGTGAACGGCACCCGCGTGCGCTACGTGGACAGCGGCGGCAAGGGCTCCCCCGTGGTGCTGCTGCACGGCTTTGCCTCGGCCCTCGAGACCTGGAATTCGGTGCGCCCCACGCTGGAGAAGCAGCACCGGGTGATCGCGCTGGATCTCAAGGGCTTCGGCTGGACCGATCGCCCGCCGGGGGACTACTCCCCGCGCGCCCAGGCCAAGCTCGTGGCCGGCCTGTTGGAGCAGCGCGGCGTGCGGCGCGCGTCCGTGGTGGGGCACTCCTGGGGTTCGTCCGTGGCGCTCATGCTGGCCATGGAGCGGCCGCAGATGGTGAGCCGCATCGCCCTGTACGACGCCTGGGTCTACGAAGAGCAGCTGCCCACCACGTTCCACTGGGCGCGCGCCCAGGGCCTGGGGGAGCTGCTGTTCGATCTGTTCTACGACCAGCGCTCGGACGAGAAGATGGCCTTCGCCTTCTACGATCCGAGCCGCATCTCCGAAGAGTTCGTGGAGGACGTGGACCGCGCCCTCGAGCGGCCGGGGACCACCGCCGCCGCCCTCGCCGCCGTGCGTGGCCAGCGCTACGAGGACTGGCAAAGCCGCTACTCCGAGGTGACCGCGCCCGCGCTGCTGCTGTGGGGCCGGGAAGATCGCGTCTCGCCCGTGGACATCGGCGAGCGCCTGCTGCGCCAGCTGCCCAACGCCGAGCTCAAGGTCTACCCGCGCTGCGGCCACTTTCCGATGATCGAGGCGCAGAGCGCGTCGACTCGGGACCTCGCCGAGTTCTTGAAGGGTGACTCGTGA
- a CDS encoding alpha/beta fold hydrolase, with translation MPITPTPKDTVLTDGTAKLYRFRRANGAAAAKGLPLLLVPSLINRWYVLDLRSGASVASALVDAGLDVFCLDWGVPNDEDRYLSWDDVVARLSRMVRRVKRETGANQIGLLGYCIGGTLTAIHTALEPDSIAALVNLAGPIDFSEGGFLAHMTNPRWFDPEAIASAGNMRAEQMQAGFVALRPTSQLSKWVSFFDRLTDPERLEAFQALEEWASANIAFPAEAYVKYIRELYQQNALICGEHAIGARRVDLAKIRCPLLTVVTDRDTICPPKAAQALGTHSSSEDQQLLVIPGGHVGAVVGGRAPKELYPKLASWLLDKLGKDS, from the coding sequence ATGCCGATCACGCCGACCCCCAAGGACACGGTGCTGACGGACGGCACGGCCAAGCTCTATCGCTTCCGCCGCGCGAACGGCGCGGCGGCGGCGAAAGGGCTGCCGCTCTTGCTGGTCCCGTCGCTGATCAATCGCTGGTACGTGCTCGACCTGCGCTCCGGCGCCAGTGTGGCTTCCGCACTGGTGGACGCGGGGCTGGACGTGTTCTGCCTGGACTGGGGGGTGCCGAACGACGAGGACCGCTATCTGAGCTGGGACGACGTCGTCGCGCGGCTCAGCCGCATGGTGCGGCGGGTGAAGCGGGAGACCGGCGCGAACCAGATCGGGCTGCTCGGCTATTGCATCGGCGGCACGCTGACGGCGATCCACACGGCGCTGGAGCCGGATTCCATCGCGGCGCTGGTGAACTTGGCGGGCCCCATCGATTTTTCCGAGGGCGGCTTCCTCGCCCACATGACCAACCCGCGCTGGTTCGACCCGGAGGCCATCGCGTCCGCCGGCAACATGCGCGCGGAGCAGATGCAGGCGGGCTTCGTGGCGCTCAGGCCCACCTCGCAGCTCTCCAAGTGGGTGAGCTTCTTCGACCGCCTCACGGATCCCGAGCGCCTGGAGGCGTTCCAGGCCCTGGAAGAGTGGGCCAGCGCCAACATCGCGTTCCCGGCGGAGGCGTACGTGAAGTACATCCGCGAGCTGTATCAGCAAAACGCCTTGATCTGTGGGGAGCACGCCATTGGCGCGCGGCGGGTGGACCTGGCGAAAATCCGCTGTCCGTTGCTCACGGTGGTCACGGACCGTGACACCATCTGCCCGCCCAAGGCGGCACAGGCCCTCGGCACCCACTCGTCGTCGGAGGACCAGCAGCTGTTGGTCATTCCCGGCGGTCACGTTGGCGCCGTGGTCGGCGGCCGCGCCCCCAAGGAGCTGTACCCCAAGCTCGCCAGCTGGCTCTTGGACAAGCTCGGAAAGGACTCGTGA
- a CDS encoding SDR family oxidoreductase has translation MKLSDLKVIVTGGARGMGAHFATRLAEGGARVAAGDVDEEGLAALPSGIARRRLDVSNEEDVKSFVAWAAQELGGLNGLVNNAGILRDGLLVKKDRKTGEIKTLSTDDWNKVIGVNLTGATLMVRELVAEMATKETRPGVIVNISSVARHGNRGQSNYVAAKSALAANTVTWAREFAPFGIRVGAIAPGMIETPMTQGMNQKARDALVAAVPCGRIGEPDDIWQAVKFVIECDYFNGRTVDVDGGLVM, from the coding sequence ATGAAACTCTCGGATCTGAAGGTGATCGTGACCGGTGGCGCCCGCGGTATGGGCGCGCACTTCGCAACCCGTCTGGCGGAAGGCGGCGCCCGCGTGGCCGCCGGAGATGTGGACGAAGAGGGCCTCGCGGCGCTGCCCAGCGGCATCGCACGGCGCCGCCTCGACGTGTCCAACGAAGAAGACGTGAAGAGCTTCGTCGCCTGGGCGGCGCAGGAGCTCGGCGGCCTCAATGGCCTGGTGAACAACGCCGGCATCCTGCGCGACGGCCTGCTGGTGAAGAAGGACCGAAAGACGGGCGAGATCAAGACGCTGTCCACGGACGACTGGAACAAGGTGATCGGCGTGAACCTCACCGGCGCCACCTTGATGGTGCGCGAGCTCGTCGCCGAGATGGCCACGAAGGAGACGCGTCCCGGCGTGATCGTGAACATCTCCAGCGTTGCTCGGCACGGCAACCGCGGCCAGTCGAACTACGTGGCAGCGAAGAGCGCTTTGGCCGCGAACACGGTGACCTGGGCGCGGGAGTTCGCGCCCTTCGGCATCCGCGTGGGCGCCATCGCCCCCGGGATGATCGAGACGCCCATGACTCAGGGCATGAATCAGAAGGCGCGGGACGCGCTGGTGGCAGCGGTGCCCTGCGGCCGCATCGGTGAGCCGGACGACATCTGGCAAGCCGTCAAATTCGTGATCGAGTGTGACTATTTCAACGGACGCACCGTCGATGTCGACGGCGGCCTCGTGATGTGA